ACCTCGTTGCCCAAAATCACCCCCTGCATCTGCGGCGGCAAGGCCTCGGCCCAGACCACGCGCGGGGCAAAGTCTGCCAGCCGCTGCTGCTGGCGCCAGCGCAACTCGGCCGACAGCTCGACGAGGGTGTAGCGCGCCAGCGCCACCCCATCGGCCTGCAGCTGCTGCAGCACCTGCTGCGCCAGCGCCCCGCTGCCGCCGCCAAACTCCCACACCTCCTGCGTGCCGCTGGCCGCCAGCGCCTGCGCCACTTGGCGCGCCAAGGTGCGGCCAAAGGCGGGACACAGCTCGGGCGCGGTGACAAAATCGCTGCCGCTGGCGGGCATGGCGCCAAACTTTGGGCTGGCGCTGGCGTAGTAACCCCAGCCCGGGCTGTACAGCGCCAATGCCATGAAACGGTCAAAGGGCAACCAGCCGCCGGCGTCGGCCAGTGCGGCCACGATGCGCTCGTGCAATGGCCAAGCCGCTCCGGTAGGGACCGGAGGCAACCCGGAGAGGGTCGATAAAATGGGCGTTTGTCTGTCCACAGATCGGATTGTCCCCCATGTCGTCCTCCACCCCCGCCGCTGGTGAAGCGCGCTGCGTGCTCGTCACCGGTGCAGCCAAACGGCTTGGGCGCCGCATCGCGCTCGACTTGGCCGCCGCCGGCTGGAACTTGGCCCTGCACTACCGCCACTCGGCGCTCGAGGCCGAACAATGCGCCGCCGACTGCCGCCTGCTGGGCGTGCAGGCCGCTGTATTTGGCGCCGATCTGGCCGACGAAGCGGCCTGCCGTGCCTTGGTGCCGCTGGTGCTGCAGCGCTTTGGCCGCCTCGATGCCGTGGTCAACAACGCCTCGACCTTCGAGCACGACAGCGCCGCCAGCTTCAGCTACGCCAGCCTAGAGCAGCACCTGCGCAGCAACACGGCGCCGGCGGTGCTGCTGGCGCAGGCCTTGCACCAGCACTTAGGCCAGCGCACGCCTACAGCCAGCGCCGCAGGCGTGGTGGTCAACCTGCTCGACCAAAAGCTGTGGAACCTGAACCCGGATTTTTTCAGCTACACCCTGTCCAAAGCCGCGCTGCACTGCGCCACCACCATGTTGGCGCTGGCGCTGGCGCCCCTGGTGCGCGTGGTCGGCGTGGCCCCGGGCCTCACGCTCACCAGCCACCTGCTCGACGAGGCCAAGTTTGCGCAACTGCACCGCCAGTCGCCACTGGGTCGTTCCTCCAGTCCCGAAGACGTGGCCGCCGCAGTGCGCTTTGCGCTCGACAACCGCTCGGTCACCGGCAGCACGCTGCTGGTCGATGGCGGCCAGCATCTGCAACGCTTCGAGCGCGACTTTTCGCTCATGTAAACCACGCCCCGCGCAGAGCGGGCCAGCAAGCCACCCTTGTCAACTGCCCCTTGTCAACCGCCCCTTGTTTCCAGCCTCTTTAGCGGCGCCCTTCGAATCGCATTTTTAATCCACCCATGACCCCACTCCCGCCCGGCAACGCCCCCGACAGCGGCACCCAAGTCCTGACGCTGACTGGCCTGCGCTTTGCCGCCAACCTTGGGATCCTCGATCATGAGCGCTGCGCGCCGCAACCCATCCAAGTCGATGCCGAGCTCAACCAAGGGCCGCAGCCGCTGCAGCCGCACGACGATGACATCAGCCATGTGCTCGACTACCGCAAGGTGCGCCAGATCATCATCGACGAGTGCACCGCCGAGCACGTGAACCTGCTCGAGAGCCTGATCGGCAAGCTGGCCCAGCGCCTGCTGCGGCTGCCGGGCGTGGTCGGGGTGCGGGTGCGCATCGCCAAGCTCGAAATTTTTGACGACTGCGAAGTCGCCATCCGCATCGAGAGCGGGCAGTGGTGAGCCCGCGCAGCAGCGCGCTGGCGCTTGCAGGCGGACCAATCAAGCAAATTTAGGCAAGTTATCCTCAGCGCATCACATTGCCCAGCCTACACCGTGGCCACGTTCGATGCCTTCATGCCACGCATGCATGCCCGACCCAGATTGGAAATCCCTGACATGAACCCCGACAAAATCGAACGCGAAAACCACAAACTCGAAAAACGCCTGTGCCGGCTGGTGGGCCAGGCGATTGCCGACTACGCCATGATCGAGGCCGGCGACCGCATCATGGTCTGCCTATCGGGCGGCAAAGACAGCTACACGCTGCTCGACATTTTGCTCAAGCTGCGTCAGCGCGCGCCGATCGACTTCGAACTCATCGCCGTCAACCTAGACCAAAAACAGCCCGGCTTCCCAGCCGAGGTGCTGCCGGCTTACCTGACGCAGCTCGGGGTGCCGTTTCACATCGAAACCCAAGACACGTACAGCGTGGTGAAAAAAATCATCCCCGAGGGCAAGACCACCTGCAGCCTGTGCAGCCGCTTGCGCCGGGGCATTTTGTACCGCGTGGCGCGCGAACTGGGCTGCAACAAGATCGCGCTCGGGCACCACCGCGACGACATCTTGCAAACGCTGCTGCTCAACATGTTTTTTGGCGCCAAGCTCAAAGGCATGCCGGCCAAGCTGGTGAGCGACAACGGCGAATTCATGGTGCTGCGGCCGCTGGCCTACGTGGCCGAGCCCGACCTGGTGCGCTGGGCCCAAGTGCGCCAGTTCCCGATCATCCCCTGCAACCTGTGCGGCAGCCAAGACAACCTGCAACGGGTGCAGGTCGGGCAGATGCTGCGCGAATGGGAACGCCAGCACCCCGGGCGGCTTGACAACATGCTCAAGGCGCTGCAAAGCGTGGTGCCCAGCCACCTGATGGACCGCGAGCTGTTCCCCTTCGAGACGCTGCAGACCACGGGCCAGCCCGTTGGCGACGGCGACACCGTTTTTGACGCCCCCGACCCACCTGCGGGGCCAGCAACCCCCACGCTGCAATCGGTGGCGCTGCCCCTGCCCACACGGGCGCCAACGGGCCCAAGGGCCAGCAGCAGCGCCTCCAGCAACTCCCAGCCAGCCGCCCAGCCAGCCTTATAGGCCTCTTAGACCTATCACACCGATTAGGCCACCACGGCTTCGTAGCGCGCCAGCGCGTCGCGCAGCGCCACGTCGAGCTCGCGCGCGGCAAACTTGGCCACGTAGGCGTCGGCCCCGGCGCTGCGCACATGCTGCTCGTTGGTGTCGCCGGTGAGCGACGAATGGATCACCACCGGCAGGCCGCGCATAAGCGGGTCTTTTTTGATGTTGCGCGTCAGGGTAAAGCCGTCCATCTCGGGCATTTCGAGGTCGGTGAGCACCAGCGCCACGCGCTCGCGCAACTCCAGCCCTTGGGCTTGGCATTCGGCGGCGATGGCTTGCAGCCGGTTCCAAGCCTCTTGGCCGGTTTTGGTCATCTCGTAGGGCAATTGCAACGCCTTGAGCTCTTGCTCGATCATGGCGCGCGCCACAAAGGAATCGTCTGCGGCCAGAATGATCGCACCGGGGCGCAGCTTGAGCGCCGGTCCGCTGGAGTTGGCCTTGAGGTCGGCTTGGTCGGCAGGCAAAATGCGCTGCAGGATCGACTCCACATCGAGGATTTGCGCCAAGCGGGTGGTGTTTTGGTCGCCGTCCAGGCGCGCGATGCTGGTGACAAAGCCGCGCGCCATGGCTTCGTCGGCCGACAGGATCTGCTTCCAATCCAAGCGCACGATGTCTTCGACCGCCTCGGCCGCAAAGGCCTGCGTGGTGCGCGCATACTCGGTCACCAGCATGATGTTCAGGCCGCTCTTGGGCACGCAGCCCACCACCGCCGGCAGGTCGATCACGGGAATCACTTGGCCGCGCAGGTTCACCACCCCGAGCACGTGTTGCGGCGCGCCGGCCATGGCGGTGACCGCCGGCATGGCAACGATCTCGCGGATTTTGAAGACGTTGATGCCAAACAGCTCGGAGCGCTCGGTGCCGGCGGCGTTGCCGAGGCGAAACAGCAGCATCTCGAACTTGTTCGAGCCGGTCAGGTTGGTGCGTTCGTCGATCTCTTTTTGGGCCGCTGTGGGCATAAACACTCCTCGAAGCGATGGCACCGCGCCATCCTCGTTACCATTCTAGGGCTTGCCGATGAACCGTCGGCTGTTTTTTAGGGGACACGAGCGTGTATTGCACCCGCATTTTGGCGATCCGACACGGCGAGACGGCCTGGAACCGCGACAACCGCATCCAGGGCCAGCTCGACATCGAGCTCAACATGACCGGTCGCTGGCAGGCCGAGCGCACCGCCGAGGCGCTGCGCGGCGAGCCCCTGGGCGCGGTATACAGCAGCGACCTGTCGCGCGCTGCCGACACCGCGGCCGCCATCGCCCGCGCCCAAGGCTTGAGCACGCAGCTGCACCTGGGCTTGCGCGAGCGCCACTTTGGCGTCTGCCAAGGCAGCCGCTGGAGCGAGCTCGAAACCACGCAGCCCGAACTCACCGAGCTCTGGCGGCGCCGCGTGCCCGACTTTGCCCCGCCGGGCGGCGAGTCGCTGCTCGTGCTGCGCCAGCGCGTATTGCAGGCGCTGGAAGAAGTGGCGGCCGCCCACCTGGGGCAGCAGATCGTGGTCGTCACCCACGGCGGCGTGCTCGACACCTTGTACCGCTTGGCCACCGGGGTCGATCTGCAGGCACCGCGCACCTGGCAGCTGGGCAACGCCGCCATCAACCGCCTGCTCTGGAGCCCGCAGGGGCTGCGGCTGGTGGGCTGGTCCGACACCCTGCACCTCGACACCGCACCCAGCGACGAACCGCTGAGCTAAAGGACGGAGGGGCGGCAACGCCTGCTGGGGGAGTGCGCAGAGGGCCCTTTTACTCGGCGGCAAACAGGTCATGAGCGGCGCTGGGCGCGGCCAGCCCCAAGTGCCGATAGGCCGCTTGGGTGGCGATGCGACCGCGCGGCGTGCGCTGCAGGTAGCCTTGCTGGATCAGGTAGGGCTCGATCACGTCCTCGATCGTGCCGGGCTCCTCGCCGATGCTGGCGGCGATGTTGTCCAGCCCCACGGGACCGCCGTCGAACTTGTGGATCAGCGCCTCGAGCAGCTTGCGGTCCATCAGGTCAAAGCCGAGTGCATCGACGTCGAGCATGGCCAGCGCGCGCTGCGCCGCCTCCTCGGTGATGCGGCCATTGCCCTTGACTTCGGCGTAGTCGCGCACCCGGCGCAGCAGCCGGTTGGCGATGCGCGGCGTGCCGCGCGAACGGCGCGCGATCTCAAAGCCGCCGGCGGCATCCAGCGGCACCTGCAGCAAGCTGGCGCTGCGACGCACGATCAGCTCCAGCTCTTGCGGGGTGTAAAACTCCAGCCGCGCCACGATGCCAAAGCGATCGCGCAGCGGGTTGGTGAGCATGCCGGCGCGCGTGGTCGCGCCAACCAGCGTAAAGGGCTGCAGATCGAGCTTGATCGAGCGCGCCGCCGGTCCTTCGCCGATCATGATGTCGATCTGGTAGTCCTCGAGCGCCGGGTAGAGGATTTCTTCCACCACCGGCGACAGACGGTGGATTTCGTCGATGAACAGCACATCGTTGGGCTCGAGGTTGGTCAGCAAGGCCGCCAGGTCTTTGGGCTTTTCCAGCACCGGGCCGCTGGTTTGGCGCAAGTTGACCCCGAGCTCGTGCGCGATGATGTGCGATAGCGTGGTTTTGCCCAGGCCCGGCGGGCCAAACAGCAGCACGTGATCCAGCGCCTCGCGCCGTTTTTTGGCCGCGCCGATGAAGATCTCGAGCTGCTCGCGCGCCTTGGCCTGCCCCACGTACTCGGCCAGACCCTTGGGGCGCAGCGCGCGCTCGAGCGCCTCTTCGCGCGGGCTCTCGGGCTGCGCCGACACGGTGCGCCGGGGCGCGGCGGGGGCAAAATCGTCGGTCTGGATGGTCATGTGGGGATTTTCTTAGCGCGCCAGCGCCTTGAGCGCCAGCCGGATGCCTTCGCTCACCCCCACCGCCGGTGGCAGCGCCTTGAGGGCGGCGGCGGCTTCGCGCTCGCTGTAGCCCAGCGCCAGCAGGGCTTGCTCGATGTCGGCCTGCTCGGCGTTGGCCGGTGCTGCCGCGGCCCCGGCTTGTGTGGCGGGCAGGCCCAGCTCGGACCCGAGCTTGCCGCGCAGCTCGAGCAGCAAGCGCTCGGCGGTTTTGCTGCCGATGCCCGGCACCTTGAGCAGCCGGCGCGCTTCCTGCGCCGTCACGGCCTGCGCCAGCTCGGCCACGCTCAGGCCCGACAACAGCGCCAGGGCGGTGCGCGGCCCCACGCCGCTGATTTTGATCAGATGCCTAAAGGCGCTGCGCTCGGCCGCCGTGGCAAAGCCGTACAGCAGTTGCGCGTCTTCGCGCACCACGTGCTGCGTCAGCAAGGCCACGGGCGCGCCCAAGGCCGGCAGGCCGTAGTAGGTGCTCATCGGCACCTCGACCTCGTAGCCGACGCCGTGGCAGTCGATCACGATCTGCGGTGGCGTTTTTTCTAGCAGGGTGCCGCTCAATTTGCCTATCATTGGGGTTTTCCTTTTTTGCGGATTATCGGTTTGATTCTGCGCCACACCTTCACCCCGCCCGACAACCTGCGCATGGCGCACCTGTGCGGCCCGCTCGATGCCCATTTGCGCCAGATCGAGGCCGCGCTCCAAGTCAAGCTGGTGCACCGCTTCGAGCAGTTTCGCATCGAAGGCCCCAAGGCGCGCGCGCAGCAGGCGCTCGAGGTCTTGCAGGCGCTGTACGAGCAGGCGCGCGCGCCCATCCCCGCAGAAAAAGTGCAGCTCATGCTCAGCGGCGACACCGCCTTGCCCGCTGCGCCGGGGGCCGACGAGGCCCCGGCGCTGCAAACGCGGCGCGGCGAACTGCGCGGCCGCAGCGCCAACCAGCGCCGCTACCTCACGCACATGGCCACGCACGACATCACCTTCGGCATCGGGCCAGCCGGCACCGGCAAGACCTACCTCGCGGTCGCCTGCGCCGTCGATGCGCTCGAGCGCAGCGCCGTGCAGCGCATCGTGCTCACGCGGCCGGCGGTCGAGGCTGGTGAGCGCCTCGGGTTTTTGCCCGGCGATCTGGCGCAAAAGGTGGACCCCTATCTGCGCCCGCTCTACGACGCGCTCTACGACCTGATGGGGCTCGAGCAGGTGCACCGGGCCTTTGAGCGCCAGCAAATCGAGATCGCGCCGCTGGCCTTCATGCGCGGGCGCACCCTAAACCACGCCTTTGTCATCCTCGACGAAGCGCAAAACACCACGCCCGAGCAGATGAAGATGTTTCTGACGCGCATCGGCTTTGGCTCCAAAGCCGTGATCACCGGCGACGTAAGCCAGATCGACCTGCCGCGCACCCAGTTGAGCGGCCTGATCGACGCCGAGCGCGTCCTCAAGCGCACCCAAGGCATCGCCTTTAGCCGCTTTTCCAGCGCCGACGTGGTGCGCCACCCGCTGGTGGCGCGCATCGTCGATGCCTACGACAGCGCTGGCCTTGCTCACGCCAGCGACCACAGCGCCGCACCCGCCAGCCGGCGCAGCCGCCGCCCACCCCCGCTCGCTGCCGAGCCCGCCCCATGAAGCTGCCCACCCTTATGCTGTCGCTGCAATATGCGCGCCCCGAGGCGGCCGACACCCAAGCGGGCCTGAACTTGGCCGCGCACCGCGCCGCCCTGCCCCGGCACTTGGTGCGGCGCTGGCTGCGCCACGCGCTGGAGTGCCCGGCCGAGCTCACGGTGCGCATCGTCGGCACCGACGAAGCCCGGGTCCTGAACCGCGACTACCGCGGCAAAGACTACGCCACCAACGTGCTGACCTTCGACTACGCGGCAGAACCGGTGGTGCAGGCCGATCTGGTGCTGTGCGCCCCGGTGCTGGAGCGCGAGGCCGCCGAGCAGGGCAAGACCCTGCAGCAGCACTACGCGCACCTGCTGGTGCACGGCTGCTTACACGCCCAAGGCTGGGAGCACGAAACCAGCGCCGCCGACGCCGAAGCCATGGAAGCGCGCGAAACGCAGATTTTGGCCGGCTTGGGCTTTTCCGACCCCTACCGGGGCACCGCAGCTGGTTGAGTCGCTGGCGCTGGCTGCGAGACCAGCGCTGGCTGCACGGCCGGCGCTGGTTGCGGGGCTGGCGGCGCTGGGCGCCCCGGCCAGGCGACTTCGCGCGCCAGCCGCTGCAGCCCCGTGGGCGCTCGGGTCTGGCCCAGGGCGGTGGCGGCGATGTCGGCCTCGCTCGGGTACAGGCCCAGCAGCAGGTAGTCGAACACCCGGCGCGCGATCGGGGCCGCGGCCACCGAGCCAAAGCCGGCGTTCTCCACGATCACCGCCAGCGCCACCGTGGGCGCCTCCAGCGGCGCAAAGCCGATGTAGAGCGAGTGGCTGCGCTGGTGCTCCTCGAGCTGCGCGGCGTCGTAGCGCTCCCGTTGCCCGATACCCACCGCCTGCGCGGTGCCGGTCTTGCCACCGCTGCGGTAGGGCGCACCGGCAAACACCCCCGCCGCCGTGCCGCCGGGCAGGTTCACCGCCTCCATGGCCTCGAGCACCGCTTGCAGGTTCTGGCTCTGCCAGCCCATGGGCGTGCCTTGGTGCGTCGCCAGTTCGCGCCCCCGGGGCTCACCCAAGGCGTAGGCGCGCAGCCCCAAGTGCGGCTGATGGCGCACGCCCCCGTTGGCCAAGGTGGCGGTGGCATGGGCCAGTTGCAGCATGGTAAACGCGCTGTAGCCCTGCCCGATGCCCACGGCCACCGTGTCACCAGGGAACCAGCGCTGCTGCGCCGGGTGGCTGTAGGCGCTGCGCTTCCAAGCTTGGTTGGGCAACAGGCCGCGCCCCTCGCCCACCA
This sequence is a window from Serpentinimonas maccroryi. Protein-coding genes within it:
- the ruvB gene encoding Holliday junction branch migration DNA helicase RuvB; the protein is MTIQTDDFAPAAPRRTVSAQPESPREEALERALRPKGLAEYVGQAKAREQLEIFIGAAKKRREALDHVLLFGPPGLGKTTLSHIIAHELGVNLRQTSGPVLEKPKDLAALLTNLEPNDVLFIDEIHRLSPVVEEILYPALEDYQIDIMIGEGPAARSIKLDLQPFTLVGATTRAGMLTNPLRDRFGIVARLEFYTPQELELIVRRSASLLQVPLDAAGGFEIARRSRGTPRIANRLLRRVRDYAEVKGNGRITEEAAQRALAMLDVDALGFDLMDRKLLEALIHKFDGGPVGLDNIAASIGEEPGTIEDVIEPYLIQQGYLQRTPRGRIATQAAYRHLGLAAPSAAHDLFAAE
- the ttcA gene encoding tRNA 2-thiocytidine(32) synthetase TtcA; the protein is MNPDKIERENHKLEKRLCRLVGQAIADYAMIEAGDRIMVCLSGGKDSYTLLDILLKLRQRAPIDFELIAVNLDQKQPGFPAEVLPAYLTQLGVPFHIETQDTYSVVKKIIPEGKTTCSLCSRLRRGILYRVARELGCNKIALGHHRDDILQTLLLNMFFGAKLKGMPAKLVSDNGEFMVLRPLAYVAEPDLVRWAQVRQFPIIPCNLCGSQDNLQRVQVGQMLREWERQHPGRLDNMLKALQSVVPSHLMDRELFPFETLQTTGQPVGDGDTVFDAPDPPAGPATPTLQSVALPLPTRAPTGPRASSSASSNSQPAAQPAL
- a CDS encoding PhoH family protein → MILRHTFTPPDNLRMAHLCGPLDAHLRQIEAALQVKLVHRFEQFRIEGPKARAQQALEVLQALYEQARAPIPAEKVQLMLSGDTALPAAPGADEAPALQTRRGELRGRSANQRRYLTHMATHDITFGIGPAGTGKTYLAVACAVDALERSAVQRIVLTRPAVEAGERLGFLPGDLAQKVDPYLRPLYDALYDLMGLEQVHRAFERQQIEIAPLAFMRGRTLNHAFVILDEAQNTTPEQMKMFLTRIGFGSKAVITGDVSQIDLPRTQLSGLIDAERVLKRTQGIAFSRFSSADVVRHPLVARIVDAYDSAGLAHASDHSAAPASRRSRRPPPLAAEPAP
- a CDS encoding dihydroneopterin aldolase; this encodes MTPLPPGNAPDSGTQVLTLTGLRFAANLGILDHERCAPQPIQVDAELNQGPQPLQPHDDDISHVLDYRKVRQIIIDECTAEHVNLLESLIGKLAQRLLRLPGVVGVRVRIAKLEIFDDCEVAIRIESGQW
- a CDS encoding histidine phosphatase family protein is translated as MYCTRILAIRHGETAWNRDNRIQGQLDIELNMTGRWQAERTAEALRGEPLGAVYSSDLSRAADTAAAIARAQGLSTQLHLGLRERHFGVCQGSRWSELETTQPELTELWRRRVPDFAPPGGESLLVLRQRVLQALEEVAAAHLGQQIVVVTHGGVLDTLYRLATGVDLQAPRTWQLGNAAINRLLWSPQGLRLVGWSDTLHLDTAPSDEPLS
- the ybeY gene encoding rRNA maturation RNase YbeY, which produces MKLPTLMLSLQYARPEAADTQAGLNLAAHRAALPRHLVRRWLRHALECPAELTVRIVGTDEARVLNRDYRGKDYATNVLTFDYAAEPVVQADLVLCAPVLEREAAEQGKTLQQHYAHLLVHGCLHAQGWEHETSAADAEAMEARETQILAGLGFSDPYRGTAAG
- the ruvA gene encoding Holliday junction branch migration protein RuvA, which translates into the protein MIGKLSGTLLEKTPPQIVIDCHGVGYEVEVPMSTYYGLPALGAPVALLTQHVVREDAQLLYGFATAAERSAFRHLIKISGVGPRTALALLSGLSVAELAQAVTAQEARRLLKVPGIGSKTAERLLLELRGKLGSELGLPATQAGAAAAPANAEQADIEQALLALGYSEREAAAALKALPPAVGVSEGIRLALKALAR
- a CDS encoding chemotaxis protein encodes the protein MPTAAQKEIDERTNLTGSNKFEMLLFRLGNAAGTERSELFGINVFKIREIVAMPAVTAMAGAPQHVLGVVNLRGQVIPVIDLPAVVGCVPKSGLNIMLVTEYARTTQAFAAEAVEDIVRLDWKQILSADEAMARGFVTSIARLDGDQNTTRLAQILDVESILQRILPADQADLKANSSGPALKLRPGAIILAADDSFVARAMIEQELKALQLPYEMTKTGQEAWNRLQAIAAECQAQGLELRERVALVLTDLEMPEMDGFTLTRNIKKDPLMRGLPVVIHSSLTGDTNEQHVRSAGADAYVAKFAARELDVALRDALARYEAVVA
- a CDS encoding SDR family oxidoreductase, producing MSSSTPAAGEARCVLVTGAAKRLGRRIALDLAAAGWNLALHYRHSALEAEQCAADCRLLGVQAAVFGADLADEAACRALVPLVLQRFGRLDAVVNNASTFEHDSAASFSYASLEQHLRSNTAPAVLLAQALHQHLGQRTPTASAAGVVVNLLDQKLWNLNPDFFSYTLSKAALHCATTMLALALAPLVRVVGVAPGLTLTSHLLDEAKFAQLHRQSPLGRSSSPEDVAAAVRFALDNRSVTGSTLLVDGGQHLQRFERDFSLM